A part of Variovorax sp. HW608 genomic DNA contains:
- the nifN gene encoding nitrogenase iron-molybdenum cofactor biosynthesis protein NifN → MASVVESKKACAVNPLKMSQPLGASFAFMGLDACMPVMHGSQGCTSFGLVLLVRHFKEAIPLQTTAMNEVTTILGGYENIEAALLNIRKRAAPKLIAICSTGLTETKGDDVDGYIATVRKRKPELDDTEIIYVSTPDYVGAFEDGYKHAVTGIVKALVKPLPVRAGQVTLLPGSHLSPGDIDELREIIEAFGLEAIVLPDLSGSLDGHIAPDWRGTTLGGTTLEQIRAAGASAFTIGVGEQTREAALALQSIAGTPLEVFERLTGLEANDRLLQRLSQIAGRPVPARYRRERSQLLDAMLDGHFYTGGIKVAIGAEPDLLLAVGSLLHEMGAELRVCVSTTQSPSHALLPAEQVVIGDLEDMENAAGDCDLLVTHSHGRQMAERLCKPLFRVGFPVFDRVGNAHRRYVGYRGTMNLIFEIANLMIEQIPHHHAGDWPLAPEARRAAAADAARVPAGEGVATVAAASA, encoded by the coding sequence ATGGCCAGCGTCGTCGAATCGAAAAAAGCTTGCGCGGTCAATCCGCTCAAGATGAGCCAGCCGCTGGGCGCGAGCTTCGCGTTCATGGGGCTGGATGCCTGCATGCCCGTGATGCACGGCTCGCAGGGCTGCACCTCCTTCGGCCTGGTGCTGCTGGTGCGCCACTTCAAGGAGGCGATCCCGCTGCAGACCACGGCGATGAACGAGGTCACGACCATCCTCGGCGGCTACGAGAACATCGAGGCCGCGCTGCTCAACATCCGCAAGCGCGCGGCGCCGAAGCTCATCGCGATCTGCTCCACCGGCCTGACCGAGACCAAGGGCGACGACGTCGACGGCTACATCGCCACGGTGCGCAAGCGCAAGCCGGAACTGGACGACACCGAGATCATCTACGTCTCGACACCGGACTACGTGGGCGCCTTCGAGGATGGCTACAAGCATGCCGTCACCGGCATCGTGAAGGCGCTGGTCAAGCCCTTGCCCGTGCGGGCAGGGCAGGTCACGCTGCTGCCCGGCAGCCATCTCTCGCCGGGCGACATCGACGAGCTGCGCGAGATCATCGAGGCCTTCGGGCTCGAGGCCATCGTGCTGCCGGACCTCTCCGGCTCGCTCGACGGCCACATCGCGCCCGACTGGCGCGGCACCACGCTGGGCGGGACGACGCTCGAGCAGATCCGCGCGGCTGGCGCCTCGGCCTTCACGATCGGCGTCGGCGAACAGACGCGCGAGGCGGCGCTGGCCCTGCAGTCCATCGCCGGCACGCCCCTCGAAGTGTTCGAGCGCCTGACCGGCCTCGAAGCCAATGACCGCCTGCTGCAGCGCCTGTCGCAAATCGCCGGCCGGCCGGTGCCGGCCAGGTACCGGCGCGAGCGCAGCCAACTGCTCGACGCGATGCTCGACGGCCACTTCTACACCGGCGGCATCAAGGTGGCGATCGGCGCCGAGCCCGACCTGCTGCTGGCCGTGGGCAGCCTGCTGCACGAGATGGGCGCCGAACTGCGCGTATGCGTCAGCACCACGCAGTCGCCTTCGCATGCGCTGCTGCCCGCCGAGCAGGTGGTGATCGGCGACCTGGAAGACATGGAGAACGCCGCCGGCGATTGCGACCTGCTGGTGACGCATTCGCACGGGCGCCAGATGGCCGAGCGCCTTTGCAAGCCGCTCTTTCGCGTCGGCTTCCCGGTCTTCGATCGCGTGGGCAATGCGCACCGCCGATACGTCGGCTACCGCGGCACGATGAACCTGATCTTCGAGATCGCCAACCTGATGATCGAGCAGATCCCGCATCACCACGCCGGCGACTGGCCGCTCGCGCCCGAGGCGCGGCGCGCCGCCGCGGCCGATGCCGCCCGCGTGCCGGCGGGCGAGGGCGTCGCCACGGTGGCGGCGGCCAGCGCCTGA